A single genomic interval of Nonomuraea rubra harbors:
- a CDS encoding ABC transporter permease, with product MVTYIIRRLIGAFAMLIVISMVTFGIFFVVPQWAGATPEALASRYVGRAATPETVALVAERLGFNDPVVVQYGRFVKGLFAGAEYDYGAGVEQCPAPCFGYSFISGQPVWPDLVDRMPVTFSLAIGAAILWVLGGVSVGVLSALRRGSIFDRISMGTALAGVSLPIFFTGMISLVVFSYGLGWTPPGGAWTDFTVNPAQWAYNLLLPWITLAFLFAATYARLTRAGMLETMGEDYIRTARAKGLRENQVVTKHGLRAALTPILTLFGIDFGLLIGGAILTETTYTLPGLGQFAILAIRNQDLPQVMGVVLVAAMFVVVASLVVDLLYAVVDPRVRLS from the coding sequence GTGGTCACATACATCATCAGGCGTCTGATCGGCGCCTTCGCCATGCTGATCGTGATCAGCATGGTCACCTTCGGCATCTTCTTCGTGGTGCCGCAGTGGGCGGGGGCGACACCCGAGGCCCTCGCCTCGCGTTACGTCGGGCGCGCGGCCACGCCGGAGACCGTGGCACTGGTCGCGGAGCGGCTCGGCTTCAACGACCCGGTGGTCGTGCAGTACGGCAGGTTCGTCAAGGGCCTGTTCGCGGGCGCCGAGTACGACTACGGCGCCGGCGTCGAGCAGTGCCCCGCGCCCTGCTTCGGCTACTCCTTCATCAGCGGCCAGCCCGTCTGGCCCGACCTGGTGGACCGCATGCCGGTGACCTTCTCGCTGGCCATCGGCGCCGCGATCCTGTGGGTGCTGGGCGGCGTCAGCGTCGGCGTGCTGTCCGCGCTGCGCAGAGGCAGCATCTTCGACCGGATCTCGATGGGCACCGCCCTCGCCGGCGTGTCCCTGCCGATCTTCTTCACCGGCATGATCTCCCTGGTCGTCTTCAGCTACGGCCTCGGCTGGACCCCGCCCGGCGGCGCCTGGACGGACTTCACCGTCAATCCCGCCCAGTGGGCCTACAACCTGCTGCTGCCGTGGATCACGCTGGCGTTCCTGTTCGCCGCGACGTACGCGCGGCTGACCCGCGCGGGCATGCTGGAGACGATGGGCGAGGACTACATCCGCACCGCCAGGGCCAAGGGCCTGCGCGAGAACCAGGTCGTGACCAAGCACGGCCTGCGCGCCGCGCTCACGCCGATCCTGACCCTGTTCGGCATCGACTTCGGCCTGCTCATCGGCGGCGCCATCCTCACCGAGACCACCTATACTCTGCCCGGGCTCGGCCAGTTCGCCATCCTGGCGATCAGGAACCAGGACCTGCCCCAGGTCATGGGTGTCGTGCTCGTCGCCGCGATGTTCGTGGTGGTCGCGAGCCTGGTCGTCGACCTCCTGTACGCCGTGGTCGACCCGAGGGTGAGGTTGTCATGA
- a CDS encoding ABC transporter ATP-binding protein, with amino-acid sequence MEKHFPVTKGLLKRQVGAVKAVDGIDFEVFKGETLGLVGESGCGKSTTGRLVTRLLEPTAGKIIFEGEDITHMSQGRLRPLRRDMQMIFQDPYSSLNPRHTVGAIVGAPFRIQGVKTENGIKKAVQDILELVGLNPEHYNRYPHEFSGGQRQRIGIARTLALKPKLIIADEPVSALDVSIQAQVVNLLEDLQNELDLTYVVIAHDLSVVRHISDRVAVMYLGKIVEIAERKRLYESPMHPYTNALLSAVPVPDPKSRKDRERIRLVGDVPSPLNPPPACRFHTRCWKAQDICKQVEPPLAELADGHRVACHFPENAPEQATPSSPAVTTG; translated from the coding sequence ATGGAGAAGCACTTCCCCGTCACCAAGGGCCTGCTCAAAAGGCAGGTCGGCGCCGTCAAGGCGGTCGACGGCATCGACTTCGAGGTGTTCAAGGGCGAGACGCTCGGCCTGGTGGGGGAGTCCGGCTGCGGCAAGTCCACCACCGGACGGCTGGTGACCAGGCTCCTCGAACCCACCGCCGGCAAGATCATCTTCGAGGGTGAGGACATCACCCACATGTCGCAGGGCCGCCTCAGGCCGCTGCGCCGCGACATGCAGATGATCTTCCAGGACCCCTACTCGTCGCTCAACCCCCGGCACACGGTCGGCGCGATCGTCGGCGCGCCCTTCCGCATCCAGGGCGTCAAGACCGAGAACGGCATCAAGAAGGCCGTCCAGGACATCCTTGAGCTGGTCGGGCTCAACCCCGAGCACTACAACCGCTACCCGCACGAGTTCTCCGGCGGGCAGCGCCAGCGCATCGGCATCGCCCGCACCCTCGCGCTCAAGCCCAAGCTGATCATCGCCGACGAGCCCGTCTCCGCGCTCGACGTGTCCATCCAGGCCCAGGTCGTCAACCTGCTCGAAGACCTGCAGAACGAGCTGGACCTGACCTACGTCGTCATCGCCCACGACCTGTCGGTGGTACGGCACATCAGCGACCGCGTCGCCGTCATGTACCTCGGCAAGATCGTCGAGATCGCCGAGCGCAAGCGGCTGTACGAGTCGCCCATGCACCCGTACACCAACGCGCTGCTGTCCGCCGTGCCCGTGCCCGACCCGAAGTCGCGCAAGGACCGCGAGCGCATCCGGCTCGTCGGCGACGTGCCCAGCCCGCTCAACCCGCCGCCCGCGTGCCGCTTCCACACCCGCTGCTGGAAGGCGCAGGACATCTGCAAGCAGGTCGAGCCGCCGCTGGCGGAGCTGGCCGACGGCCACCGGGTGGCCTGCCACTTCCCGGAGAACGCCCCCGAGCAGGCGACGCCGAGCAGCCCTGCCGTCACGACAGGCTGA
- a CDS encoding cellulose synthase, with translation MGNFEAIAWLPLCAGVTIAGLALAFLAFRRRGAAAGLRVTAWALLPVAAYLTGALQALWRIGTTVVGFVTGLVFNPSVWAGVAVAGLSVVLFVVSGVMRGRRLSLSRKKKSDDGGAPAQGGPAKQAPAAAKPQQAAGRPQQPAVSQKPASKGEDDFSDIEELLKRRGIS, from the coding sequence ATGGGTAACTTCGAGGCGATCGCCTGGCTGCCGCTGTGCGCCGGCGTGACCATCGCCGGGCTGGCGCTGGCCTTCCTGGCCTTCAGGCGCAGGGGAGCGGCCGCGGGCCTGCGGGTGACGGCGTGGGCGCTGCTGCCGGTCGCGGCCTACCTCACGGGCGCGCTGCAGGCCCTGTGGCGGATCGGCACCACCGTGGTGGGCTTCGTGACCGGCCTGGTGTTCAACCCGTCCGTGTGGGCCGGCGTGGCCGTGGCGGGGCTGTCGGTGGTGCTGTTCGTGGTGTCGGGCGTGATGCGCGGCAGGCGGCTGTCGCTCAGCCGCAAGAAGAAGAGCGACGACGGCGGCGCGCCGGCCCAGGGCGGGCCCGCCAAGCAGGCCCCCGCCGCTGCCAAGCCGCAGCAGGCGGCGGGCAGGCCGCAGCAGCCGGCCGTCTCCCAGAAGCCGGCGAGCAAGGGCGAGGACGACTTCTCCGACATCGAGGAGCTCCTCAAGCGGCGCGGCATCAGCTGA
- a CDS encoding ABC transporter ATP-binding protein has translation MSFLDVKDLKIHFPTDDGLVKSVDGLSFGVERGKTLGIVGESGSGKSVTSLGVLGLHKGGRARLSGEIWLDGEELIGASAEHVRKLRGKKMAMIFQDPLSSMHPFYTVGHQIIEAYRIHNNVSKQVARKHAVDMLGRVGIPEPQRRVDAYPHEFSGGMRQRAMIAMALSCDPELLIADEPTTALDVTVQAQILDLMRDLQREFNSALIIITHDLGVVAELSDDILVMYGGKCVEYGTTDDIFYRPEHPYTWGLLGSMPRLDREPTDRLMPIKGSPPSLINVPSGCAFHPRCPYAEKTGGKDRTEVPVLAETEGGHLVRCHLDKAERRDLWENEIKPALETQ, from the coding sequence ATGAGCTTCCTTGACGTCAAGGACCTGAAGATCCATTTCCCGACCGACGACGGTCTGGTCAAGTCCGTCGACGGCCTGTCGTTCGGCGTCGAGCGCGGCAAGACGCTGGGCATCGTCGGCGAGTCGGGCTCCGGCAAGAGCGTGACCAGCCTCGGCGTGCTCGGCCTGCACAAGGGCGGCCGCGCCAGGCTCTCCGGCGAGATCTGGCTCGACGGTGAGGAGCTCATCGGCGCCTCCGCCGAGCACGTGCGCAAGCTGCGCGGCAAGAAGATGGCGATGATCTTCCAGGATCCGCTGTCGTCGATGCACCCGTTCTACACGGTCGGCCACCAGATCATCGAGGCGTACCGGATCCACAACAACGTCTCCAAGCAGGTCGCCCGCAAGCACGCCGTCGACATGCTCGGCCGGGTCGGCATCCCCGAGCCGCAGCGCCGCGTCGACGCCTACCCGCACGAGTTCTCCGGCGGCATGCGCCAGCGCGCCATGATCGCCATGGCGCTGTCGTGCGATCCCGAGCTGCTGATCGCCGACGAGCCCACCACCGCGCTCGACGTGACCGTGCAGGCCCAGATCCTCGACCTCATGCGCGACCTGCAGCGCGAGTTCAACTCCGCGCTCATCATCATCACCCACGACCTGGGCGTCGTCGCCGAGCTGTCCGACGACATCCTGGTCATGTACGGCGGCAAGTGCGTCGAGTACGGCACCACCGACGACATCTTCTACCGCCCCGAACACCCCTACACGTGGGGCCTGCTGGGCTCGATGCCCCGCCTGGACCGCGAGCCCACCGACCGCCTCATGCCGATCAAGGGCTCCCCGCCGTCGCTGATCAACGTGCCGTCCGGCTGCGCCTTCCACCCGCGCTGCCCGTACGCGGAGAAGACCGGCGGCAAGGACAGGACCGAGGTACCCGTCCTGGCCGAGACCGAGGGCGGCCACCTGGTGCGCTGCCACCTCGACAAGGCCGAACGGCGGGACCTGTGGGAGAACGAGATCAAGCCAGCGCTGGAGACTCAGTGA
- a CDS encoding HAD family hydrolase, whose amino-acid sequence MQAVFFDMDGLLVDSERVWLRIETEVMARLGAEWTPEHQVHLVGGSMERTVDYMLAVSGAAVPPETVREWMVTGMVSRLTAGVHVMPGASELLDGLRAEGVPVGLVTSSLKEIADAVLKSVGRDRFDVVVTADDVTRTKPDPEPYLTAARLLGVQPVRCVVLEDSPNGVAAATAAGCAVVAVPSLLPIEPAAGRLVVPSLTEVGVADLRDLLPS is encoded by the coding sequence ATGCAAGCGGTTTTCTTCGACATGGACGGCCTGCTGGTCGACAGCGAGCGCGTCTGGCTGCGGATCGAGACCGAGGTGATGGCCAGGCTCGGCGCCGAGTGGACGCCCGAGCACCAGGTCCACCTGGTGGGCGGCTCGATGGAGCGCACCGTCGACTACATGCTGGCCGTCTCGGGCGCCGCCGTGCCGCCGGAGACCGTGCGTGAGTGGATGGTCACCGGCATGGTGAGCCGGCTGACCGCCGGGGTGCACGTCATGCCTGGTGCGTCCGAGCTGCTCGACGGCCTGCGCGCCGAGGGGGTGCCGGTGGGGCTGGTCACCTCCTCGCTGAAGGAGATCGCCGACGCGGTGCTCAAGAGCGTCGGCCGGGACCGCTTCGACGTCGTGGTCACCGCCGACGACGTGACCCGTACCAAGCCGGACCCGGAGCCGTACCTGACGGCCGCCCGGCTGCTCGGCGTGCAGCCGGTGCGGTGCGTGGTCCTGGAGGACTCCCCGAACGGCGTGGCCGCCGCGACCGCGGCCGGCTGCGCCGTCGTGGCCGTGCCGAGCCTGCTGCCGATCGAGCCGGCGGCCGGCCGCCTGGTGGTCCCGTCCCTGACGGAGGTCGGGGTCGCCGATCTCAGGGATCTTCTGCCGTCCTGA
- a CDS encoding response regulator, whose protein sequence is MTIRVLLVDDQPLLRTGFRLILEAEPDITVVGQAGDGKDAQEQTRALLPDVVLMDIRMPGVDGIEATRRIVREAAPSAHVPKVLVLTTFDLDEYIVEALRSGASGFLLKDVPPDELVQAIRVVAAGDAIVAPSVTRRLLDRFAARLPSAYEQAAPARLDRLTERELEVLRLIAKGMSNAEIAAKLVVSETTVKTHVGNVLTKLGLRDRVQAVVLAYETGLITPGAIS, encoded by the coding sequence ATGACGATCAGAGTGCTGCTGGTGGACGACCAGCCGCTGCTGCGTACCGGTTTCCGCCTGATACTCGAGGCCGAGCCCGACATCACGGTGGTGGGCCAGGCGGGCGACGGCAAGGACGCGCAGGAGCAGACGAGGGCGCTGCTGCCCGACGTGGTGCTGATGGACATCCGGATGCCCGGGGTCGACGGCATCGAGGCGACCCGCAGGATCGTGCGGGAGGCGGCGCCGTCGGCGCACGTGCCGAAGGTGCTGGTGCTGACGACGTTCGACCTCGACGAGTACATCGTGGAGGCGCTGCGCTCCGGGGCGTCGGGGTTCCTGCTGAAGGACGTGCCGCCGGACGAGCTGGTGCAGGCGATCCGGGTGGTGGCGGCGGGCGACGCGATCGTGGCGCCGAGCGTGACGCGGCGGCTGCTGGACCGGTTCGCGGCGCGGCTGCCGTCGGCGTACGAGCAGGCGGCGCCCGCCCGGCTGGACCGGCTGACCGAGCGGGAGCTGGAGGTGCTGCGGCTCATCGCCAAGGGCATGTCGAACGCGGAGATCGCGGCCAAGCTCGTGGTGAGCGAGACGACGGTGAAGACGCACGTCGGCAACGTGCTGACCAAGCTGGGGCTGCGTGACCGCGTGCAGGCGGTGGTGCTGGCCTACGAGACGGGGCTGATCACGCCGGGCGCCATCTCCTGA
- a CDS encoding RecB family exonuclease, with protein MTLTEPVIIGALSPSRAGDFMTCPLLYRFRVIDQLPEKPSQAAVRGTVVHAVLERLYDLPAPGRSVEAALELLEPQWERLLADDPQYARMFADEAEQAQWLGQAREMLRRYFTLEDPTRLEPAERELYVEAVLDGGLMLRGYVDRLDVAPTGEVRVVDYKTGSAPGPDFEAKALFQMKFYALVLWRLRGSVPRLLQLVYLGGQGEVLRYAPDEADLLATERKVMALWAAIERSLETGEWRARRSRLCDWCDHQALCPEFGGTPPPVPDRQPGDTVRSSRRAATDEL; from the coding sequence ATGACGTTGACCGAGCCGGTGATCATCGGAGCTCTCTCCCCGTCCCGGGCGGGCGATTTCATGACGTGTCCGCTGCTCTATCGCTTCCGGGTGATCGACCAGCTCCCGGAGAAGCCGTCGCAGGCGGCGGTGCGCGGCACGGTGGTGCACGCGGTCCTGGAGCGCCTGTACGACCTGCCGGCGCCGGGCCGCTCGGTGGAGGCGGCGCTGGAGCTGCTGGAGCCGCAGTGGGAGCGGCTGCTGGCCGACGACCCGCAGTACGCGCGGATGTTCGCCGACGAGGCGGAGCAGGCGCAGTGGCTGGGGCAGGCGCGGGAGATGCTGCGGCGCTACTTCACGCTGGAGGATCCGACGCGGCTGGAGCCGGCCGAGCGGGAGCTGTACGTGGAGGCGGTGCTCGACGGGGGGCTGATGCTGCGGGGTTACGTCGACCGGCTCGACGTGGCGCCGACGGGCGAGGTCCGGGTGGTCGACTACAAGACGGGCAGCGCGCCGGGGCCCGACTTCGAGGCCAAGGCGCTGTTCCAGATGAAGTTCTACGCGCTGGTGCTGTGGCGGCTGCGCGGCAGCGTGCCGCGGCTGCTGCAGCTCGTCTACCTGGGCGGGCAGGGCGAGGTGCTGCGGTACGCGCCGGACGAGGCGGATCTGCTGGCCACCGAGCGCAAGGTGATGGCGCTCTGGGCGGCGATCGAGCGGTCGCTGGAGACGGGCGAGTGGCGGGCGCGGCGCAGCCGCCTGTGCGACTGGTGCGACCATCAGGCACTGTGCCCGGAGTTCGGCGGCACGCCGCCGCCGGTGCCCGACCGTCAGCCGGGCGACACGGTGCGCAGCAGCCGCCGCGCGGCCACGGACGAGCTCTAG
- a CDS encoding ABC transporter substrate-binding protein, whose protein sequence is MRRKHALAGAATAALALVLSACGGGGGGTPSQPAQSAAGGAAQPVANAALTQVWNPSTKKGGTLKAAHSSDWDSLDPADTYYGYSFNFGRFYWRTLTMYKPGPGPEGNTVVPDLAEGLGQPSPDGKTWTYKLKSGLKFEDGSPITAKDVAYAVARSFDKETFTHGPSYLNELLAWPEDFKGVYKTPDVDYKSAVEATDDSTVVFHLKKPFASMDYVVQMPMTAPVPQAKDTGAKYKEKVVSSGPYKFETNEIGKRFTLVRNDQWDPATDPNRPALPDRIEVQLNVNADDLDNQLISGSVQLDIPGTGMQPAALGKVLPDPALKARTDNPTIPRLWYVSVIPETKPLDNLDCRKAVMWAADRVANQTAYGGPVAGGEIATNVMPPPIVGQEKFDLYATPENKGDVAKAKEALAACGQPNGFTTNMSFRSDRPREKALAEAMQQALARVGIKLELKGFPASSYFSDYAGNVNYVKENGIGLATHGWGSDWPDGYGFMQAIVDSRTIRDAGNYNLSVKNPEVDKLIDQASAELDATARAKLWVEVDKKVMEDASILPVVWAKSLLMRGQGVTNLAYNEGQSMYDYVMLGVQ, encoded by the coding sequence ATGAGAAGGAAACACGCACTGGCAGGAGCCGCGACAGCGGCGCTCGCCTTGGTGCTCTCCGCCTGTGGCGGCGGAGGTGGCGGCACTCCCAGCCAGCCCGCCCAGTCGGCGGCGGGCGGCGCCGCGCAACCCGTGGCGAACGCCGCCCTGACGCAGGTGTGGAACCCGTCCACGAAGAAGGGCGGGACGCTCAAGGCGGCCCACTCCTCCGACTGGGACAGCCTCGACCCTGCCGACACGTACTACGGCTACTCGTTCAACTTCGGCCGGTTCTACTGGCGGACGCTGACGATGTACAAGCCGGGTCCCGGCCCCGAGGGCAACACGGTCGTCCCGGACCTCGCCGAAGGGCTCGGCCAGCCCAGCCCCGACGGCAAGACGTGGACGTACAAGCTCAAGAGCGGCCTGAAGTTCGAGGACGGCTCGCCGATCACCGCCAAGGACGTGGCGTACGCGGTGGCCCGCTCCTTCGACAAGGAGACCTTCACGCACGGCCCCTCCTACCTCAACGAGCTGCTCGCGTGGCCGGAGGACTTCAAGGGCGTCTACAAGACCCCTGACGTGGACTACAAGTCGGCGGTCGAGGCCACCGACGACAGCACGGTCGTCTTCCACCTGAAGAAGCCGTTCGCGTCGATGGACTACGTCGTCCAGATGCCGATGACGGCTCCGGTGCCGCAGGCGAAGGACACGGGCGCCAAGTACAAGGAGAAGGTCGTCTCCTCGGGCCCGTACAAGTTCGAGACGAACGAGATCGGCAAGCGCTTCACCCTGGTCCGCAACGACCAGTGGGACCCGGCGACGGACCCGAACCGTCCCGCGCTGCCGGACCGCATCGAGGTCCAGCTCAACGTCAACGCGGACGACCTGGACAACCAGCTCATCTCGGGCAGCGTCCAGCTCGACATCCCCGGCACCGGCATGCAGCCCGCCGCACTCGGCAAGGTCCTGCCGGACCCGGCGCTGAAGGCTCGTACGGACAACCCGACGATCCCCAGGCTCTGGTACGTGTCGGTCATCCCCGAGACCAAGCCGCTGGACAACCTCGACTGCCGCAAGGCCGTCATGTGGGCCGCCGACCGCGTCGCCAACCAGACCGCCTACGGAGGCCCGGTGGCCGGTGGCGAGATCGCCACGAACGTGATGCCGCCGCCCATCGTCGGCCAGGAGAAGTTCGACCTGTACGCCACCCCCGAGAACAAGGGTGACGTGGCCAAGGCCAAGGAGGCGCTCGCCGCCTGTGGCCAGCCGAACGGCTTCACCACGAACATGTCGTTCCGCTCCGACCGCCCGCGCGAGAAGGCGCTGGCCGAGGCGATGCAGCAGGCGCTGGCCCGTGTCGGCATCAAGCTGGAGCTCAAGGGCTTCCCGGCCTCCAGCTACTTCTCCGACTACGCGGGTAACGTGAACTACGTCAAGGAGAACGGCATCGGCCTGGCCACCCACGGCTGGGGCTCCGACTGGCCCGACGGTTACGGCTTCATGCAGGCCATCGTCGACAGCCGTACCATCCGCGACGCCGGCAACTACAACCTCAGCGTCAAGAACCCCGAGGTCGACAAGCTGATCGACCAGGCTTCCGCCGAGCTCGACGCCACGGCCCGCGCCAAGCTGTGGGTCGAGGTCGACAAGAAGGTCATGGAGGACGCCTCCATCCTTCCGGTGGTGTGGGCCAAGTCGCTGCTGATGCGCGGCCAGGGCGTGACGAACCTCGCCTACAACGAGGGCCAGAGCATGTACGACTACGTCATGCTCGGCGTCCAGTGA
- a CDS encoding ABC transporter permease has translation MTAPLDVSGSAAEAHPESVLKGAGKAIQGRSLTRIAWMRLRRDKVALGGGVVVLLLILVAIFSTPIISLFGHPPLEFHQDQIDPNTLLPAGDFGGMGSEYLLGVEPVNGRDIFSRIVAGAWISLLIGFLATMVSVIIGTVMGVVAGYFGGWVDQVIGRIMDVFLAFPLLVFAIALVGVMPNEGFGLQGDGLRIAMLIFIIGFFSWPSIGRIVRGQTLSLREREFVDAARSLGARHGYILFREVLPNLIAPILVYATLLIPTNILFEAALSFLGVGINPPTPTWGGMLSEAVRFYTLPHFVLFPGLAIFITVLAFNLFGDGLRDAFDPRAH, from the coding sequence ATGACCGCACCGCTAGACGTTTCCGGTTCCGCGGCGGAGGCACATCCGGAGTCGGTGCTCAAGGGAGCGGGCAAGGCCATCCAGGGCCGATCGCTGACGAGGATCGCGTGGATGCGCCTGCGCCGCGACAAGGTGGCACTCGGCGGTGGCGTCGTCGTGCTCCTGCTGATCCTCGTGGCGATCTTCTCCACGCCGATCATCTCCCTGTTCGGGCACCCGCCGCTGGAGTTCCACCAGGACCAGATCGATCCGAACACGCTGCTGCCCGCGGGCGACTTCGGTGGCATGGGCAGCGAGTACCTGCTCGGCGTCGAGCCGGTCAACGGGCGCGACATCTTCAGCCGGATCGTCGCCGGCGCCTGGATCTCGCTGCTGATCGGCTTCCTCGCCACCATGGTGTCGGTGATCATCGGCACCGTCATGGGCGTCGTCGCCGGCTACTTCGGCGGCTGGGTCGACCAGGTCATCGGCCGCATCATGGACGTCTTCCTGGCCTTCCCCCTGCTGGTGTTCGCCATCGCGCTGGTGGGCGTCATGCCCAACGAGGGGTTCGGGCTCCAGGGCGACGGCCTGCGCATCGCCATGCTGATCTTCATCATCGGCTTCTTCAGCTGGCCCAGCATCGGCCGCATCGTGCGCGGCCAGACGCTCTCGCTGCGCGAGCGCGAGTTCGTCGACGCCGCCAGGAGCCTCGGCGCGCGCCACGGCTACATCCTGTTCCGCGAGGTGCTGCCGAACCTGATCGCGCCGATCCTCGTGTACGCGACCCTGCTCATCCCGACCAATATCCTCTTCGAGGCGGCGCTGTCCTTCCTCGGCGTCGGCATCAACCCGCCCACCCCGACCTGGGGTGGCATGCTCTCCGAGGCGGTCCGCTTCTACACGCTGCCCCACTTCGTGCTCTTCCCGGGTCTGGCGATCTTCATCACCGTCCTGGCGTTCAACCTGTTCGGCGACGGACTCCGGGACGCCTTCGACCCTCGGGCACACTGA
- a CDS encoding sensor histidine kinase: MRIDRSRLHDTVLAGVVAAASVALYALYGPDRLQAEGFPAEGMRQPDVFGALLLVAASVPVAVRRRWPLSALCAGLVPETLLNALGYGTGMSSLAGIVLLYSVASYRGLAVALAGLVLSLVTYLAGAASSPVRAGSPSEYVVTAVVLVAVWGAGRSLRLRRAYLEELKDRAARLERAHAADTRAARAEERSRIARELHDVVAHHVSVMTVQAAAARRVLASDPDLAREALSAIEHTGRLAMAEMRNIVGVLRTDTRADARAELGPQPGVRDLPSLVEQMREAGLPTRLLVEGEPVALPAGVDLAAYRLVQEGLTNSLRHAGAGAEAVVTVRYEPYELDVRVEDDGRGAAQEMELSSPPGHGLVGIRERVALYGGILNIGPLPGGGFEVRARLPLKDGQ; this comes from the coding sequence GTGCGCATAGATCGGAGCAGGCTCCACGACACGGTGCTCGCCGGGGTGGTGGCAGCGGCCTCCGTGGCGCTGTACGCGCTGTACGGGCCCGATCGGCTGCAGGCCGAGGGGTTCCCGGCCGAGGGCATGCGGCAGCCGGACGTGTTCGGGGCGCTGCTGCTGGTGGCGGCGTCGGTGCCGGTGGCGGTGCGCCGCCGCTGGCCGCTGTCGGCGCTGTGCGCGGGGCTGGTGCCGGAGACGCTGCTCAACGCGCTCGGCTACGGCACCGGCATGTCGAGCCTGGCGGGGATCGTGCTGCTGTATTCGGTGGCGTCCTACCGGGGGCTGGCGGTCGCGCTGGCGGGGCTGGTGCTGTCGCTGGTGACGTACCTGGCGGGCGCCGCGTCGAGCCCGGTCAGGGCGGGCAGCCCGAGCGAGTACGTGGTGACCGCCGTGGTGCTGGTGGCGGTGTGGGGGGCGGGCCGGAGCCTGCGGTTGCGGCGGGCGTACCTGGAGGAGCTGAAGGACCGGGCGGCGCGGCTGGAGCGGGCGCACGCGGCCGACACGCGGGCGGCGCGGGCGGAGGAGCGGTCGCGGATCGCGCGGGAGCTGCACGACGTGGTGGCGCACCACGTGAGCGTGATGACGGTGCAGGCGGCGGCCGCGCGGCGGGTGCTGGCCTCCGATCCCGACCTGGCGCGGGAGGCGCTGTCGGCGATCGAGCACACGGGGCGGCTGGCGATGGCGGAGATGCGTAACATCGTGGGCGTGCTGCGTACCGACACCAGGGCCGACGCGCGGGCGGAGCTGGGGCCGCAGCCGGGGGTGCGGGATCTGCCGTCGCTGGTGGAGCAGATGCGGGAGGCGGGGCTGCCGACGCGGCTGCTGGTGGAGGGCGAGCCGGTGGCGCTGCCCGCGGGCGTCGACCTGGCGGCGTACCGGCTGGTCCAGGAGGGGCTGACCAACAGCCTGCGGCACGCGGGCGCGGGGGCGGAGGCGGTGGTGACGGTCCGGTACGAGCCGTACGAGCTGGACGTGCGGGTGGAGGACGACGGGCGGGGCGCGGCACAGGAGATGGAGCTGTCGTCGCCGCCAGGGCATGGTTTGGTGGGCATTCGAGAGCGGGTGGCCCTCTATGGTGGAATCCTCAACATCGGTCCGCTACCGGGGGGCGGTTTCGAAGTGCGGGCGAGGCTCCCGTTGAAGGACGGCCAATGA